The Kitasatospora setae KM-6054 genome contains a region encoding:
- a CDS encoding DEAD/DEAH box helicase — translation MSTTAEPIKTTFRELGILAETAEALEAVGIVHPFPIQEMTLPVALSGHDVIGQAKTGTGKTLGFGLPLIERVVVQADVAAGRATAEQLSDGPQALIVVPTRELCTQVTNDLQTAGKVRDVRVLAVYGGRAYEPQVEALKKGVDIVVGTPGRLLDLAGQRKLDLSKVRALVLDEADEMLDLGFLPDVEKIITMLPAKRQTLLFSATMPGQVISLARRYMSQPTHIRAAAPDDTGTTVANIEQHIFRAHSLDKVEMVSRILQADGRGLAMIFCRTKRTAADVAEQLTKRGFAAGAVHGDLGQGAREQALRAFRNGKVDVLVCTDVAARGIDVEGVTHVINYQCTDDEKTYLHRIGRTGRAGASGTAVTLVDWDDIPRWQLINKALELPFNDPEETYSSSPHLYELLRIAPGTKGILPRSERTRAGLAAEEVEDLGETGGRGARGGRDGRDGRDARSGRDSRDSRDSRDARDGRDGREARGGRGGAPESPAPAERPARRSRERRRTRAGGAADALETTQSVQSAPPVEQQQSAPTAGPAVTAAPGEGRGSRRRNRSRRGGAAPAVETAAVVEAPVAEAPAPVAAVEDSAARTPRKRTRQAAAPAVEQVAVEAAAPVAAEPVEPVAAAAVAVAEPVAAEPVIRSRKPQQRPLRKPAPLVSTVGEPAAPAPRKRTAKKAAAPVAEAPTAAPAAVATPVVAAVAAAAPVAAVEAPAAAPRKRVTRKAGSPVTATPVVETVVTAPAPAVEEAPAPAPRKRVTRKAGSPVTATPAVETVVTVAAPAPAPVAVEETPAPAPRKRAAKKAVAAEAPAPVAVEEAPAPAPRKRATKKAAATEAPAAEETPAPAPRKRATKKAVAAEAPAPVAVEEAPAPAPRKRAAKKAAATEAPAAEEAPAPAPRKRATKKATASTAEEIPAPRRTRKAVEK, via the coding sequence CTGTCCACCACCGCTGAACCCATCAAGACGACCTTCCGCGAACTCGGGATCCTGGCGGAGACCGCCGAGGCCCTGGAGGCCGTCGGCATCGTCCACCCCTTCCCGATCCAGGAGATGACCCTGCCGGTCGCGCTGAGCGGCCACGACGTCATCGGCCAGGCCAAGACCGGCACCGGCAAGACCCTCGGCTTCGGCCTCCCGCTGATCGAGCGGGTCGTGGTCCAGGCCGACGTCGCCGCCGGCCGGGCCACCGCCGAGCAGCTCTCCGACGGCCCGCAGGCCCTGATCGTCGTCCCCACCCGCGAGCTGTGCACCCAGGTCACCAACGACCTGCAGACCGCCGGCAAGGTCCGCGACGTGCGCGTGCTGGCCGTGTACGGCGGCCGGGCGTACGAGCCGCAGGTCGAGGCGCTGAAGAAGGGCGTCGACATCGTGGTCGGCACCCCCGGCCGCCTGCTCGACCTGGCCGGGCAGCGCAAGCTCGACCTGTCCAAGGTCCGCGCGCTGGTCCTGGACGAGGCCGACGAGATGCTCGACCTCGGCTTCCTGCCGGACGTCGAGAAGATCATCACCATGCTGCCCGCCAAGCGGCAGACCCTGCTCTTCTCGGCCACCATGCCCGGCCAGGTCATCTCGCTGGCCCGCCGGTACATGAGCCAGCCCACCCACATCCGCGCCGCCGCCCCGGACGACACCGGCACCACCGTCGCCAACATCGAGCAGCACATCTTCCGCGCGCACTCGCTCGACAAGGTCGAGATGGTCTCCCGGATCCTGCAGGCCGACGGCCGCGGCCTGGCGATGATCTTCTGCCGCACCAAGCGCACCGCCGCCGACGTCGCCGAGCAGCTCACCAAGCGCGGCTTCGCGGCCGGCGCGGTGCACGGCGACCTCGGCCAGGGCGCCCGCGAGCAGGCGCTGCGCGCCTTCCGCAACGGCAAGGTCGACGTCCTGGTCTGCACCGACGTCGCCGCCCGCGGCATCGACGTCGAAGGCGTCACGCACGTCATCAACTACCAGTGCACCGACGACGAGAAGACCTACCTGCACCGGATCGGCCGCACCGGCCGGGCCGGCGCCTCGGGCACCGCCGTCACCCTGGTCGACTGGGACGACATCCCGCGCTGGCAGCTGATCAACAAGGCGCTGGAACTGCCGTTCAACGACCCGGAGGAGACCTACTCCAGCTCCCCGCACCTCTACGAGCTGCTGCGCATCGCGCCCGGCACCAAGGGCATCCTGCCCCGCTCCGAGCGCACCCGGGCCGGCCTGGCCGCCGAGGAGGTCGAGGACCTCGGCGAGACCGGCGGCCGCGGCGCCCGCGGCGGACGGGACGGGCGGGACGGACGGGACGCCCGCAGCGGGCGTGACAGCCGCGACAGCCGCGACAGCCGTGACGCGCGCGACGGCCGCGACGGCCGCGAGGCACGCGGCGGACGGGGCGGCGCCCCCGAGAGCCCGGCCCCGGCCGAGCGCCCGGCCCGCCGCTCCCGCGAGCGCCGCCGCACCCGCGCCGGCGGCGCGGCCGACGCCCTCGAGACGACGCAGTCCGTGCAGTCCGCGCCGCCGGTCGAGCAGCAGCAGTCCGCTCCGACCGCCGGTCCGGCCGTGACGGCCGCCCCGGGCGAGGGGCGCGGCTCCCGCCGCCGCAACCGCAGCCGCCGCGGCGGCGCGGCCCCGGCCGTCGAGACCGCCGCGGTGGTCGAGGCCCCGGTCGCCGAGGCCCCGGCCCCGGTCGCGGCCGTCGAGGACAGCGCGGCCCGCACCCCGCGCAAGCGCACCCGCCAGGCGGCCGCCCCGGCCGTGGAGCAGGTCGCCGTCGAGGCCGCGGCTCCGGTCGCCGCCGAACCGGTCGAGCCGGTCGCTGCCGCAGCCGTCGCTGTCGCCGAGCCGGTCGCCGCCGAGCCGGTGATCCGCTCCCGGAAGCCGCAGCAGCGGCCGCTCCGCAAGCCGGCCCCGCTGGTGTCCACGGTCGGGGAGCCCGCGGCTCCGGCGCCGCGCAAGCGGACCGCCAAGAAGGCCGCCGCCCCGGTCGCCGAGGCACCGACCGCCGCTCCGGCTGCGGTCGCGACTCCGGTCGTGGCTGCGGTCGCGGCTGCGGCTCCGGTCGCCGCCGTGGAGGCCCCGGCCGCCGCGCCGCGCAAGCGCGTCACCCGGAAGGCCGGCTCGCCGGTCACCGCCACCCCGGTCGTCGAGACCGTGGTCACCGCCCCGGCTCCGGCCGTCGAGGAGGCCCCGGCCCCGGCCCCGCGCAAGCGCGTCACCCGGAAGGCCGGCTCGCCGGTCACCGCCACCCCGGCGGTCGAGACCGTGGTCACCGTCGCGGCTCCGGCTCCGGCTCCGGTCGCGGTCGAGGAGACCCCGGCCCCCGCCCCGCGCAAGCGCGCCGCCAAGAAGGCCGTCGCCGCCGAAGCCCCGGCTCCGGTCGCGGTCGAGGAGGCCCCGGCCCCCGCCCCGCGCAAGCGCGCCACCAAGAAGGCCGCGGCCACCGAGGCGCCCGCCGCCGAGGAGACCCCGGCCCCGGCCCCGCGCAAGCGCGCCACCAAGAAGGCCGTCGCCGCCGAAGCCCCGGCTCCGGTCGCGGTCGAGGAGGCCCCGGCCCCCGCCCCGCGCAAGCGCGCCGCCAAGAAGGCCGCGGCCACCGAGGCGCCCGCCGCCGAGGAAGCCCCGGCCCCGGCCCCGCGCAAGCGCGCCACCAAGAAGGCCACGGCCAGCACGGCCGAGGAGATCCCGGCCCCGCGCCGGACCCGCAAGGCCGTCGAGAAGTAA
- a CDS encoding TetR/AcrR family transcriptional regulator, whose product MTAIQEAQERPRGARLPRSARREQLLGAAQEVFVAQGYHAAAMDDIAERAGVSKPVLYQHFPGKLELYLALLDKHCDALVDGTRAALEATNDNKQRVAATMEAYFHYVSSESGAFRLVFESDLTNEPAVRERVDRATDLSATLVSRVIAEDTDLPDAEAKLLAVGVCGLAQITARYWLTQDGEIPRDEAVRLVASLAWRGLKGFPMHPAQEGAADPAD is encoded by the coding sequence GTGACGGCCATCCAGGAGGCGCAGGAGCGCCCGCGCGGTGCCCGCCTGCCGCGAAGCGCCCGCCGTGAACAACTGCTCGGAGCCGCCCAGGAGGTGTTCGTCGCCCAGGGCTACCACGCCGCCGCCATGGACGACATCGCCGAGCGGGCCGGCGTCAGCAAGCCGGTGCTGTACCAGCACTTCCCGGGGAAGCTGGAGCTCTACCTCGCGCTGCTCGACAAGCACTGCGACGCCCTGGTCGACGGCACCCGGGCCGCGCTGGAGGCGACCAACGACAACAAGCAGCGGGTCGCCGCGACCATGGAGGCGTACTTCCACTACGTCTCCAGCGAGTCCGGCGCGTTCCGGCTGGTCTTCGAGTCGGACCTGACCAACGAGCCGGCCGTGCGCGAGCGGGTCGACCGGGCCACCGACCTGAGCGCCACCCTGGTCTCCCGGGTGATCGCCGAGGACACCGACCTGCCCGACGCCGAGGCCAAGCTGCTCGCGGTCGGCGTCTGCGGCCTGGCCCAGATCACCGCCCGCTACTGGCTCACCCAGGACGGCGAGATCCCGCGCGACGAGGCCGTCCGGCTGGTCGCCAGCCTGGCCTGGCGCGGCCTGAAGGGCTTCCCGATGCACCCCGCCCAGGAGGGCGCGGCCGACCCGGCCGACTGA
- a CDS encoding ferritin-like fold-containing protein, translating into METQEPGDGRTDSIGPWAARAADPQYRAAVLDLLGALAYGELSAFERLAEDAKFAPGITEKAALARMASAEYQHFQLLHDRLAEVGADPVAVMEPFVEPLENFHRMTAPSDWLEGLVKAYVGDAIATDFYREVAVRLDDDTRELVLRVMSDTGHAGFAVERVRQAIAEDPRVGGRLALWGRRLMGEALSQAQRVVAERDALSNLLVGGAQVRGFDLVEVGKMFNRITETHTKRMAALGLAS; encoded by the coding sequence ATGGAGACTCAGGAACCCGGTGACGGACGCACCGACTCGATCGGGCCCTGGGCGGCCCGGGCCGCCGATCCGCAGTACCGGGCGGCCGTGCTGGACCTGCTCGGCGCCCTCGCGTACGGCGAGCTGAGCGCCTTCGAGCGGCTCGCCGAGGACGCCAAGTTCGCGCCCGGCATCACCGAGAAGGCCGCGCTGGCCCGGATGGCCTCCGCCGAGTACCAGCACTTCCAGCTGCTGCACGACCGGCTGGCCGAGGTCGGCGCCGACCCGGTCGCGGTGATGGAGCCGTTCGTCGAGCCGCTGGAGAACTTCCACCGGATGACCGCCCCGTCCGACTGGCTGGAGGGCCTGGTCAAGGCGTACGTCGGCGACGCGATCGCCACCGACTTCTACCGCGAGGTGGCCGTCCGGCTCGACGACGACACCCGGGAGCTGGTGCTGCGGGTGATGTCCGACACGGGGCACGCCGGGTTCGCGGTCGAGCGGGTCCGGCAGGCGATCGCCGAGGACCCGCGGGTCGGCGGGCGGCTCGCGCTGTGGGGGCGGCGGCTGATGGGCGAGGCGCTCAGCCAGGCCCAGCGGGTGGTCGCCGAGCGCGACGCGCTCTCCAACCTGCTGGTCGGCGGCGCCCAGGTGCGCGGCTTCGACCTGGTCGAGGTCGGCAAGATGTTCAACCGGATCACCGAGACCCACACCAAGCGGATGGCCGCGCTGGGCCTCGCCTCCTGA
- the moeZ gene encoding adenylyltransferase/sulfurtransferase MoeZ, producing the protein MSLPPLVEPAAELTVEEVRRYSRHLIIPDVGMDGQKRLKNAKVLCVGAGGLGSPALMYLAAAGVGTLGIIEFDTVDESNLQRQIIHGQSDIGRSKAQSAHDSVKEINPLVEVILHEERLDNDNVMEIFSGYDLIVDGTDNFATRYLVNDAAVLLGKPYVWGSIYRFDGQASVFWAEHGPCYRCLYPEAPPPGMVPSCAEGGVLGVLCASIGSIQVTEAIKLLAGVGEPLVGRLMIYDALEMQYRSVKVRKDPNCALCGENPTVTELIDYESFCGVVSEEASAAAVGSTITSKQLKEWIDNGEAIDIIDVREVNEYEIVSIPGARLVPKNEFLMGNALQDLPQDKRIVLHCKTGVRSAEVLAVLKSAGFADAVHLGGGVIGWVNQIEPEKPVY; encoded by the coding sequence GTGTCGCTGCCACCCCTGGTCGAGCCCGCCGCCGAGCTCACCGTCGAAGAGGTCCGCCGGTACTCCCGCCACCTGATCATCCCCGACGTGGGCATGGACGGGCAGAAGCGGCTGAAGAACGCCAAGGTGCTGTGCGTCGGCGCCGGCGGCCTCGGGTCCCCGGCCCTGATGTACCTGGCCGCCGCGGGCGTCGGCACGCTCGGCATCATCGAGTTCGACACGGTCGACGAGTCGAACCTGCAGCGCCAGATCATCCACGGCCAGTCCGACATCGGCCGGTCCAAGGCCCAGTCGGCGCACGACTCGGTCAAGGAGATCAACCCGCTGGTCGAGGTGATCCTGCACGAGGAGCGCCTGGACAACGACAACGTGATGGAGATCTTCTCCGGCTACGACCTGATCGTCGACGGCACCGACAACTTCGCCACCCGGTACCTGGTGAACGACGCCGCGGTGCTGCTCGGCAAGCCGTACGTCTGGGGTTCGATCTACCGCTTCGACGGCCAGGCCAGCGTGTTCTGGGCCGAGCACGGCCCCTGCTACCGCTGCCTCTACCCGGAGGCCCCGCCGCCGGGCATGGTCCCGTCCTGCGCCGAGGGCGGCGTGCTGGGCGTGCTGTGCGCCTCGATCGGCTCGATCCAGGTCACCGAGGCGATCAAGCTGCTGGCCGGCGTCGGCGAGCCGCTGGTCGGCCGACTGATGATCTACGACGCCCTGGAGATGCAGTACCGCTCGGTGAAGGTCCGCAAGGACCCGAACTGCGCCCTCTGCGGCGAGAACCCGACCGTCACCGAGCTGATCGACTACGAGTCGTTCTGCGGCGTCGTCTCGGAGGAGGCCAGCGCGGCCGCCGTCGGCTCCACGATCACCTCCAAGCAGCTCAAGGAGTGGATCGACAACGGCGAGGCGATCGACATCATCGACGTCCGCGAGGTCAACGAGTACGAGATCGTCTCGATCCCGGGCGCCCGGCTGGTCCCGAAGAACGAGTTCCTGATGGGCAACGCCCTCCAGGACCTGCCGCAGGACAAGCGCATCGTGCTGCACTGCAAGACCGGCGTGCGCTCCGCCGAGGTCCTCGCGGTCCTCAAGTCCGCGGGCTTCGCGGACGCGGTGCACCTGGGCGGCGGCGTGATCGGCTGGGTCAACCAGATCGAGCCGGAGAAGCCCGTCTACTGA
- a CDS encoding DUF6758 family protein produces MRGEPSCPRCAGRVRAPGLFSDTWQCDLHGAVHPMQPVLPPSIEALNVAVNRSQVPVWLPWPLPVGWLFTGIAHAGDDLSGARATAVACSGPAPLGGFGELVLVAEELGIGLGARYAGLDGPDPGDSVALYKPADAKLMAAGRPTPMFHVPGAPDDRAVYVGEARGLWLWAIAWPEQSALLMHDELVLTDLRDAGAELGLLPCGALTPRLLG; encoded by the coding sequence ATGAGGGGCGAGCCAAGCTGCCCGAGGTGCGCCGGTCGGGTCCGCGCCCCCGGCCTCTTCTCCGACACCTGGCAGTGCGATCTGCACGGCGCCGTCCACCCGATGCAGCCGGTGCTCCCCCCGAGCATCGAGGCCCTGAACGTGGCGGTGAACCGCTCGCAGGTGCCGGTCTGGCTGCCCTGGCCGCTGCCGGTCGGCTGGCTGTTCACCGGCATCGCGCACGCGGGCGACGACCTGTCCGGCGCCCGGGCCACCGCCGTCGCCTGCTCCGGCCCGGCCCCGCTCGGCGGGTTCGGCGAACTGGTGCTGGTGGCCGAGGAGTTGGGCATCGGCCTGGGCGCCCGCTACGCCGGGCTGGACGGCCCCGACCCGGGCGACTCGGTGGCGCTGTACAAGCCGGCCGACGCCAAGCTGATGGCCGCCGGCCGGCCGACCCCGATGTTCCACGTGCCGGGCGCGCCGGACGACCGGGCGGTGTACGTCGGCGAGGCGCGCGGCCTGTGGCTGTGGGCGATCGCCTGGCCCGAGCAGTCGGCGCTGCTGATGCACGACGAACTGGTGCTCACCGACCTGCGGGACGCGGGCGCCGAACTCGGCCTGCTGCCCTGCGGCGCGCTCACCCCCCGCCTGCTCGGCTGA
- a CDS encoding alpha/beta fold hydrolase: MSTPPFLELPSCARAGRVAGLAALWGEPAGAVRGTALLVPGFTGSKEDFIALLEPLAGAGFRTVAVDLRGQYESAGPDDPAAYTVPALAADVRAVTAALGADGPVHLLGHSFGGHVVREAVLAEPGALPWRTLTLMSTGPALAPAEAGRMALLRDALGSMDLESVWQAIRQLEGERVPPVEPEIEEFLHRRWLANHPLALAAAAAHLVAPPDRVAELAAAVGGLPTLVLSGERDYAWPVEEQSAMAERLRAVRRTVSGAGHSPNTERPAQTAEFLAGFWSG; the protein is encoded by the coding sequence ATGAGTACGCCGCCGTTCTTGGAGTTGCCGTCGTGCGCGCGGGCGGGCCGGGTGGCGGGGCTGGCCGCGCTGTGGGGCGAGCCGGCCGGGGCGGTGCGCGGGACGGCGCTGCTGGTGCCGGGGTTCACCGGCAGCAAGGAGGACTTCATCGCGCTGCTGGAGCCGCTCGCCGGGGCGGGGTTCCGGACGGTCGCGGTGGACCTGCGCGGCCAGTACGAGTCCGCCGGCCCGGACGACCCGGCCGCGTACACCGTGCCGGCGCTGGCGGCGGACGTCCGGGCGGTGACGGCCGCGCTGGGGGCGGACGGTCCGGTGCACCTGCTGGGGCACTCGTTCGGCGGGCACGTGGTGCGCGAGGCGGTCCTGGCGGAGCCGGGCGCGCTGCCGTGGCGGACGCTGACGCTGATGTCGACCGGTCCGGCGCTCGCCCCGGCGGAGGCGGGCCGGATGGCGCTGCTGCGGGACGCGCTGGGCTCGATGGACCTGGAGTCGGTCTGGCAGGCGATCCGGCAGCTGGAGGGCGAGCGGGTGCCGCCGGTGGAGCCGGAGATCGAGGAGTTCCTGCACCGCCGCTGGCTGGCGAACCACCCGCTGGCGCTGGCGGCGGCGGCCGCGCACCTGGTGGCGCCGCCGGACCGGGTGGCCGAGCTGGCGGCGGCGGTCGGCGGCCTGCCGACGCTGGTGCTGTCCGGCGAGCGGGACTACGCCTGGCCGGTCGAGGAGCAGTCGGCGATGGCCGAGCGGCTGCGGGCGGTCCGGCGGACGGTGTCCGGCGCGGGCCACTCGCCGAACACCGAGCGGCCGGCGCAGACGGCGGAGTTCCTGGCCGGGTTCTGGTCCGGCTGA
- a CDS encoding DUF3107 domain-containing protein, protein MEVKIGVQNANREIVLESAQSAEEVADAVAKALDGTSKLFTLSDEHGRRVLVPADRLAYVEIGEPNVRKVGFGTL, encoded by the coding sequence GTGGAGGTCAAGATCGGCGTGCAGAACGCGAACCGGGAGATCGTCCTGGAGAGCGCGCAATCTGCCGAAGAGGTCGCGGACGCGGTCGCCAAGGCCCTGGACGGCACCAGCAAGCTGTTCACGCTGTCCGACGAGCACGGCCGCCGGGTGCTGGTTCCGGCCGACCGGCTCGCGTACGTCGAGATCGGCGAGCCGAACGTCCGCAAGGTCGGCTTCGGCACGCTCTGA
- a CDS encoding alpha/beta fold hydrolase has protein sequence MSAAPHPLAALEPHRTVEVPGAALAVSRHSAPRTDLPPALFVHGLGGSADNWLELLDLLAGDVDGEAVDLPGFGHSAPPLDGNLSVSGHVRAVIGYLEESGRGPVHLFGNSLGGAVAVRLAALRPDLVRSLTLISPALPELPPQRTAWSTGLLAVPGVAELIRRRGPAADPETATADLLRLVYADPAGIPAHRRARAVAEYRRRSALPYALGVLAGSARGIVTAYTERGEQALWRQAEQVAAPVLLVYGLKDKLVSYRSARRACAAFRDARLLVLPDSGHVAMLEHPGPVARAVRELLAEAEAEAERAG, from the coding sequence ATGAGCGCAGCCCCGCACCCCCTCGCCGCCCTGGAGCCGCACCGCACCGTCGAGGTGCCCGGAGCGGCGCTGGCCGTCAGCCGCCACTCCGCCCCCCGGACCGACCTGCCGCCCGCACTGTTCGTGCACGGACTCGGCGGATCCGCCGACAACTGGCTGGAGCTGCTCGACCTGCTGGCCGGCGACGTCGACGGCGAGGCCGTCGACCTGCCCGGCTTCGGGCACTCCGCGCCGCCGCTGGACGGCAACCTGTCGGTCTCCGGGCACGTCCGGGCGGTCATCGGGTACCTGGAGGAGAGCGGCCGCGGACCGGTCCACCTGTTCGGCAACTCGCTCGGCGGCGCGGTCGCCGTCCGGCTCGCCGCGCTCCGCCCCGACCTGGTGCGCAGCCTCACCCTGATCTCCCCGGCGCTGCCCGAGCTGCCCCCGCAGCGCACCGCCTGGTCCACCGGGCTGCTGGCCGTCCCCGGCGTCGCCGAGCTGATCCGCCGCCGCGGCCCCGCCGCCGACCCGGAGACCGCCACCGCCGACCTGCTGCGGCTGGTCTACGCCGACCCGGCCGGCATCCCGGCCCACCGCCGGGCCCGCGCGGTCGCCGAGTACCGCCGCCGCTCCGCGCTCCCGTACGCCCTCGGGGTGCTGGCCGGGTCCGCGCGCGGGATCGTCACCGCCTACACCGAGCGCGGCGAGCAGGCGCTCTGGCGGCAGGCCGAGCAGGTCGCCGCGCCGGTGCTGCTGGTCTACGGGCTCAAGGACAAGCTGGTCTCCTACCGCTCCGCCCGGCGGGCCTGCGCCGCGTTCCGGGACGCCCGGCTGCTGGTGCTGCCGGACTCCGGGCACGTGGCGATGCTGGAGCACCCCGGGCCGGTCGCCCGCGCGGTCCGCGAACTGCTCGCCGAGGCCGAGGCCGAGGCCGAGCGGGCGGGCTGA
- a CDS encoding DUF3492 domain-containing protein translates to MRIALLTEGTLTNAQRGEGGWCGRLVDGLPEHEFRLYRLLPADRPAPPTGVRGLHGVHELPMWGRRPGGRGPTALRRRAYAKAYGELVRALVMPGERAGFGPALYRLAALGREDDALPAFLGSGHAHRVLERAWRMPGADTAGGQPLVCDVLVAADLLEQCLRPLSAPWYGTGPAGLGGADLCHVVGGGPAALPALVARELHGVPFVVTEHGLHLREQYRGYRSAPYRWPVRALLLSFFRQLTEETYRKAGVLTPGSEYDRQWQQRCGGDADRTRIVHEGTPATGRPAAGKEPVAPTLVWAGALEPGRDPELMLHAFARVRAELPGARLRMYGEEGAPGYRAHCAAIAERLGVADGVEFAGRPESSAAAWESGSAVVFSALAQRSPRLLADAMLSGRAVISTEVGVAREVLGPTGLLVPPRSPRALAAACLALLTDHERRSRLGLAGRLRAQERFAVEPVVGAFREIYLELVSRYPAFPARPGARATPFARPAEYWVAGPGGGSVGGAVGGTAGGAVGEPAAEAAGQGAADRPVRAAAGPALAEAL, encoded by the coding sequence GTGCGCATCGCTCTGCTCACCGAGGGCACCCTCACCAACGCGCAGCGTGGCGAAGGGGGCTGGTGCGGCCGCCTGGTCGACGGCCTGCCCGAGCACGAGTTCCGGCTCTACCGGCTGCTGCCCGCCGACCGCCCCGCCCCGCCCACCGGCGTCCGCGGCCTGCACGGCGTCCACGAACTGCCGATGTGGGGCCGCCGCCCCGGCGGGCGCGGCCCGACCGCGCTGCGCCGCCGGGCCTACGCCAAGGCGTACGGGGAACTCGTCCGCGCGCTGGTGATGCCCGGCGAGCGGGCCGGGTTCGGGCCCGCGCTGTACCGGCTGGCCGCGCTCGGGCGGGAGGACGACGCGCTGCCCGCGTTCCTCGGCTCCGGCCACGCCCACCGGGTGCTGGAGCGGGCCTGGCGGATGCCCGGCGCCGACACCGCCGGCGGCCAGCCGCTGGTCTGCGACGTGCTGGTCGCCGCCGACCTGCTGGAGCAGTGCCTGCGGCCGCTCTCCGCGCCCTGGTACGGCACCGGCCCGGCCGGGCTCGGCGGCGCCGACCTGTGCCACGTGGTCGGCGGTGGCCCCGCCGCGCTGCCCGCGCTGGTCGCCCGCGAGCTGCACGGCGTGCCGTTCGTCGTCACCGAGCACGGCCTGCACCTGCGCGAGCAGTACCGCGGCTACCGCAGCGCCCCGTACCGCTGGCCGGTGCGCGCCCTGCTGCTGTCGTTCTTCCGGCAGCTCACCGAGGAGACCTACCGGAAGGCCGGCGTGCTCACCCCCGGCAGCGAGTACGACCGGCAGTGGCAGCAGCGCTGCGGCGGCGACGCCGACCGCACCCGGATCGTCCACGAGGGCACCCCCGCCACCGGGCGGCCCGCCGCCGGCAAGGAGCCGGTCGCGCCCACCCTGGTCTGGGCCGGCGCGCTGGAGCCCGGCCGCGACCCCGAACTGATGCTGCACGCCTTCGCCCGGGTCCGGGCCGAACTGCCCGGCGCCAGACTCCGGATGTACGGCGAGGAGGGCGCGCCCGGCTACCGCGCGCACTGCGCGGCGATCGCCGAACGGCTCGGCGTCGCCGACGGCGTCGAGTTCGCCGGACGGCCGGAGAGCTCCGCCGCGGCCTGGGAGTCCGGCAGCGCCGTGGTGTTCAGCGCGCTCGCCCAGCGCAGCCCCCGCCTGCTCGCCGACGCCATGCTCAGCGGACGGGCCGTGATCTCCACCGAGGTCGGCGTCGCCCGCGAGGTGCTCGGCCCCACCGGCCTGCTGGTGCCCCCGCGCAGCCCGCGCGCCCTCGCCGCCGCCTGCCTCGCCCTGCTCACCGACCACGAGCGCCGCTCCCGGCTCGGCCTGGCTGGGCGGCTCCGGGCGCAGGAACGCTTCGCCGTGGAACCCGTGGTCGGCGCCTTCCGCGAGATCTACCTCGAACTGGTCTCCCGCTACCCCGCCTTCCCGGCCCGCCCCGGCGCCCGGGCCACCCCGTTCGCCCGGCCCGCCGAGTACTGGGTCGCCGGGCCGGGCGGCGGATCGGTCGGTGGGGCGGTCGGCGGAACGGCCGGGGGAGCGGTCGGCGAGCCCGCGGCGGAGGCGGCCGGGCAGGGCGCGGCCGACCGGCCGGTGCGGGCGGCGGCCGGGCCCGCGCTCGCGGAGGCGCTGTGA
- a CDS encoding NAD-dependent epimerase/dehydratase family protein, whose amino-acid sequence MRVLLLGADGFIGRRVADRLLAEGGFQVTVLGRGDSADIRFDLAAGSPGALARFLDAVAAQVVVNCAGATYGTSRTLIRSNTLAVATVCEAIRRSREPARLVHVGSAAEYGPAQPGGPIPEGAEPRPVGPYGVSKLAGTELVLNSGLDALVLRVFDVVGPGAPTASLFGRLAEGLRRALEQDEHQVRMPDLSGYRDFVDVRDVARAIQAAAVSAATGVINIGSGHAVRARDAAHLLVRASGFEGTVAEDARQVVLPAQQAGAEGARAVEARTVVEPVQWRQADVRTARDRLGWRTQVPLEESLGDVWLETACRV is encoded by the coding sequence ATGAGGGTGCTACTGCTGGGGGCCGACGGGTTCATCGGCCGGCGGGTGGCCGACCGGCTGCTGGCGGAGGGGGGGTTCCAGGTGACCGTGCTGGGGCGGGGCGATTCCGCCGACATCCGGTTCGACCTGGCCGCGGGGAGTCCGGGGGCGCTGGCGCGGTTCCTGGACGCGGTGGCCGCGCAGGTGGTGGTCAACTGCGCGGGGGCCACGTACGGGACGTCGCGGACGCTGATCCGGTCGAACACGCTCGCGGTGGCGACGGTCTGCGAGGCGATCCGGCGCAGTCGGGAGCCCGCGCGGCTGGTGCACGTGGGTTCGGCGGCCGAGTACGGCCCGGCGCAGCCCGGCGGGCCGATCCCGGAGGGCGCGGAGCCGCGCCCGGTGGGCCCGTACGGGGTGTCGAAGCTGGCCGGGACGGAGCTGGTGCTGAACTCGGGGCTGGACGCGCTGGTGCTGCGGGTGTTCGACGTGGTCGGGCCGGGGGCGCCGACGGCGTCGCTGTTCGGGCGGCTGGCGGAGGGCCTGCGGCGGGCGCTGGAGCAGGACGAGCACCAGGTGCGGATGCCGGACCTGTCCGGCTACCGGGACTTCGTGGACGTCCGGGACGTGGCGCGGGCGATCCAGGCGGCGGCGGTCTCGGCCGCCACCGGGGTGATCAACATCGGCTCCGGCCACGCCGTCCGGGCCCGGGACGCGGCGCACCTGCTGGTGCGGGCGTCCGGCTTCGAGGGCACCGTCGCCGAGGACGCCCGGCAGGTGGTGCTGCCCGCGCAGCAGGCCGGTGCGGAGGGGGCGCGGGCGGTGGAGGCGCGGACGGTGGTCGAGCCGGTGCAGTGGCGGCAGGCCGACGTGCGGACCGCGCGGGACCGTCTCGGATGGCGGACGCAGGTGCCGCTGGAGGAGTCGCTCGGTGACGTCTGGCTGGAGACGGCCTGTCGGGTGTGA